One window of the Rufibacter radiotolerans genome contains the following:
- a CDS encoding phosphatase PAP2 family protein, with protein sequence MRPLLLLFALLFTVSATHASVPFLPTSPPEVSDTTLHQLAPNRTWVKKHHTLLVGAASAIAVTGFFIGSYQQYDRPIMTFAQQHRNAFTNETARLVQPLGTALPLHATFATMFTIGAVARRPKLREAAVVGLASFYVNALVTDQLKKNFQRYRPCVTQDSHLFDGASGAGQNTSLPSSHTSNAFAAASVISSVYHDSEWVPPVAYGVATLVGLSRINDNKHWASDVLAGATIGYLTGKATYWGYQRLKGHLSGPRIQLTPAWQNGSPGMAAFVRF encoded by the coding sequence ATGAGGCCTTTGCTGCTGCTGTTTGCCTTGCTCTTTACTGTGAGCGCTACCCATGCCTCTGTTCCCTTTTTACCCACCTCGCCGCCGGAAGTCTCTGACACCACCCTTCACCAACTTGCCCCCAATAGAACCTGGGTGAAGAAGCACCACACCCTGCTGGTAGGGGCGGCCTCTGCCATTGCGGTGACCGGCTTTTTTATTGGATCTTACCAGCAGTATGACCGGCCTATTATGACCTTCGCGCAGCAGCACCGCAACGCCTTCACCAATGAAACCGCCCGCCTGGTGCAGCCTCTGGGCACGGCCCTGCCCCTGCACGCCACTTTTGCCACCATGTTCACCATTGGGGCAGTGGCCAGGCGGCCAAAACTGAGGGAAGCAGCCGTGGTGGGGCTGGCCAGCTTCTATGTCAATGCCCTGGTCACCGACCAACTCAAGAAAAATTTCCAGCGGTACCGGCCCTGCGTCACCCAGGACAGCCATTTGTTTGACGGCGCCTCGGGGGCCGGCCAAAACACGTCGCTTCCCTCGTCGCATACCTCCAATGCGTTTGCGGCGGCCTCGGTGATCTCGTCCGTGTACCATGACAGCGAGTGGGTGCCGCCCGTAGCCTACGGTGTGGCCACGCTGGTAGGCCTGTCCAGGATCAATGACAACAAGCACTGGGCCTCAGATGTGCTGGCCGGCGCCACCATTGGGTACCTGACCGGAAAGGCCACCTACTGGGGATATCAGCGGTTAAAAGGGCACCTTTCTGGGCCAAGGATTCAGCTCACGCCGGCATGGCAAAACGGAAGCCCTGGCATGGCGGCATTTGTACGATTTTAG
- a CDS encoding DUF2059 domain-containing protein — translation MKKHFTLWVALLLVSVGSAMAQTQSSHYKAAETLLLTMGTPKTLDDNLQQMLTLQMEQVPAMKVAEMEVRSFFSKYMNWEAVKEDMIQLYMTEFTEKELKDMNLFYRTPTGKKLAMRQGTLNLKSTQIGQAKVEPHMMELQQAIQQKMQDNN, via the coding sequence ATGAAAAAACACTTTACCCTTTGGGTTGCCCTGCTGTTGGTTTCAGTGGGCAGTGCTATGGCGCAAACCCAAAGCAGCCACTACAAGGCTGCCGAAACCCTGCTCCTGACCATGGGCACTCCTAAAACCCTTGACGATAACCTGCAACAAATGCTTACCTTGCAAATGGAACAGGTGCCAGCCATGAAAGTGGCCGAGATGGAAGTACGCTCCTTCTTCTCTAAATATATGAACTGGGAGGCGGTAAAAGAAGACATGATCCAGCTGTATATGACGGAGTTCACGGAGAAGGAACTGAAGGACATGAACCTGTTCTACCGCACCCCCACCGGCAAGAAACTGGCCATGCGCCAAGGCACCCTTAACCTGAAAAGCACCCAGATTGGCCAGGCCAAGGTAGAACCGCACATGATGGAGTTACAGCAGGCCATCCAACAGAAAATGCAGGACAACAACTAA
- a CDS encoding NUDIX domain-containing protein, with the protein MKIVKKETAYQGHYRLQVYTIQDQGKEYEREVFQTGQAAAALVYNTKRQKFILAKQYRPAIEQEMVEAVAGMLDSPDEKPEEAIIREIEEEIGYAVDKLERISEFYPSPGAFSEKIYLFYAQVSKKTSEGGGKDEEHENIETLELDAQELAEYTFLDGKTLLAVEWAKNKILPSLQNAKAKK; encoded by the coding sequence ATGAAAATCGTTAAAAAAGAGACCGCCTACCAGGGGCATTACCGGTTGCAGGTATATACCATCCAGGACCAGGGCAAAGAGTATGAGCGGGAGGTGTTCCAGACGGGGCAAGCCGCGGCGGCCCTGGTGTATAATACCAAGCGGCAGAAGTTCATCCTGGCCAAACAGTACCGCCCTGCCATAGAGCAGGAAATGGTGGAGGCCGTGGCCGGGATGCTGGACAGCCCCGATGAGAAACCCGAAGAGGCCATCATCCGCGAGATTGAGGAGGAGATAGGCTACGCCGTAGACAAACTGGAGCGCATTAGCGAGTTCTACCCGTCACCAGGGGCCTTCTCAGAGAAGATCTACCTGTTCTATGCCCAGGTCAGCAAGAAGACAAGCGAGGGCGGCGGAAAAGACGAGGAGCATGAAAACATAGAGACCCTGGAGCTGGACGCCCAGGAACTGGCAGAATACACTTTCTTGGATGGCAAAACCCTGCTGGCGGTAGAATGGGCCAAGAATAAAATCCTGCCCTCTTTGCAAAATGCAAAAGCCAAAAAGTAA
- a CDS encoding glycosyltransferase family 2 protein has translation MVFKSPYFSVVIPLYNKGRYVAATLASVLQQTFTDFEVIVVDDGSTDNGLEVVRSCPDPRVSVVVQENMGVSAARNHGIRRAKSDYIAFLDADDLWEPTYLGEMKQLMDSYPGAGFYVSAHKIVKKSRVFDLPYTLAEGAIENYFKTELEESITRLSATVVPRAICEQVGGFPQGMVSGEDSYFCGSIAIRHPVVFTPKVLAVYNQQYSGIKDRHFRGDSCSEKWFDLVEAGDFYRNEFIASKVIKAGIRSALSLQKEKSREIEAKSSFTTLFRKKWNYLYFLNRMPSSTINLYKEIKPYLSF, from the coding sequence ATGGTTTTTAAAAGCCCATATTTCAGTGTGGTGATTCCGCTTTACAACAAAGGCAGGTACGTGGCCGCCACGTTGGCGTCTGTCCTGCAACAAACCTTCACCGACTTTGAGGTAATTGTGGTAGATGACGGCTCTACAGACAATGGCCTGGAGGTGGTCCGGTCTTGCCCAGACCCCAGGGTGAGCGTGGTAGTGCAGGAGAATATGGGCGTGTCGGCGGCCCGTAACCACGGCATTAGAAGGGCTAAAAGCGACTACATTGCCTTTTTAGACGCAGACGACCTGTGGGAGCCTACTTACCTGGGAGAAATGAAGCAGCTGATGGATAGCTACCCGGGGGCAGGTTTCTATGTCTCGGCCCATAAGATTGTAAAGAAGAGCAGGGTCTTTGACTTGCCCTACACCCTGGCAGAGGGAGCTATAGAAAACTACTTTAAAACCGAACTGGAGGAAAGTATCACCCGTCTTTCGGCCACGGTAGTGCCACGCGCCATCTGTGAACAGGTAGGTGGTTTCCCTCAGGGCATGGTAAGTGGCGAGGACAGTTATTTCTGCGGCAGCATTGCCATTAGGCACCCGGTAGTGTTTACGCCTAAAGTGCTGGCGGTCTATAACCAGCAATACAGTGGCATAAAGGACCGGCACTTTAGAGGAGACTCCTGCTCAGAGAAATGGTTTGATCTGGTGGAAGCCGGAGATTTCTACCGCAATGAGTTTATTGCCAGCAAGGTGATTAAGGCCGGGATCAGGAGTGCGCTGTCGCTGCAAAAAGAGAAAAGCCGTGAAATTGAGGCGAAGTCTTCTTTCACCACGCTGTTCAGGAAGAAATGGAATTACCTGTACTTCTTAAACCGGATGCCGTCCTCTACCATTAACCTATACAAAGAGATAAAGCCGTACTTGAGTTTTTAA
- a CDS encoding ABC transporter permease, with product MPAASSKWDWEINNKTTFWSHSAQELWAYRHLLAGLVKRYFLLHYNQTVLGPLWILFQPILTLVTYVLVFNKLVGISTGGLPPVVFYASGIVLWNFFSDGFTGTSNTFRENIQLFSKVYFPRIIMPLSVVSTQFLRFLLQLVMFLGVLVYYSVVVGFDFGVTWNIVWLPLAVALIGLFALGLGLLFSVLTAKYRDITNLVTLGVRLLMFVTPVIYPVETIPEKLRWIVQLNPLTSLFELFRLSLLGQGVVTPLQLLYSFTVTGLVLLGALLFFNKQGDRLIDVV from the coding sequence ATGCCAGCCGCTTCTTCTAAATGGGATTGGGAGATCAACAACAAAACCACGTTCTGGAGCCATAGCGCGCAGGAACTGTGGGCCTACCGGCATTTGCTGGCGGGGTTGGTGAAGCGCTACTTCCTGCTCCATTACAACCAAACCGTGCTGGGGCCGCTCTGGATCCTTTTCCAACCCATTCTTACCCTGGTCACCTATGTATTGGTGTTCAATAAACTGGTAGGCATCTCTACCGGTGGCTTACCGCCCGTGGTTTTCTATGCCTCCGGCATTGTGCTCTGGAATTTCTTCAGCGACGGTTTTACGGGTACCTCCAACACCTTCAGGGAGAACATTCAACTCTTCAGTAAGGTGTATTTCCCCAGAATCATTATGCCGCTTTCTGTGGTGAGCACGCAGTTCCTGCGCTTTTTGCTGCAATTGGTGATGTTTCTGGGAGTGCTAGTCTATTACAGCGTTGTGGTGGGGTTTGACTTCGGGGTCACCTGGAACATTGTTTGGTTGCCCTTGGCGGTGGCCCTCATTGGGCTGTTTGCATTGGGCCTGGGCCTGCTGTTTTCAGTGCTTACAGCCAAGTACCGTGATATCACCAACCTGGTTACCCTGGGCGTACGGCTGCTCATGTTTGTCACGCCGGTCATTTACCCCGTGGAAACCATACCTGAAAAGCTTAGATGGATAGTGCAGCTGAACCCGCTTACCTCTTTGTTTGAATTGTTCAGGCTGTCTTTGTTAGGGCAGGGGGTGGTTACGCCGTTGCAATTGCTTTACAGTTTTACCGTAACTGGGCTGGTCTTGCTGGGGGCGCTGCTGTTCTTTAATAAACAGGGGGATAGGTTGATAGATGTAGTATAA
- a CDS encoding ABC transporter ATP-binding protein: MPETVIKVEHLYKMYRLGTIGTGTFRRDVHRWFSTVLLKKEDPFNPLADTGGPASNASILALQDINFEVKHGEVIGIIGSNGSGKSTLLKIISRIVRPTQGTVKGKGKVSSLLEVGTGFHQDLTGRENIYISGYILGMSKEEIRRKFDEIVAFSGVEQFIDTPVKRYSSGMYVRLAFAVAAHLEPDILIVDEVLAVGDADFQKKCLGKMREVSQAEGRTILFVSHSMQAIKNLCDKALWLNKGQLQAFGGVGTVVNKYLTNSQHTNFKQYWPTPEEAPGNGWVRIKSVELVPQLAHPEDPLDIRVPLTVRFQFWCLKENVVLSAGLLLFTSAGECVFDVPSPTTLSQVGLMEGECTIPGDFLNDGSYYISLNFVKDTSVPLFDFEECLSFDLEDYRGNIQWYGKWWGSVRPKLPFLLKQSEMVLE, translated from the coding sequence ATGCCGGAAACCGTGATCAAAGTAGAGCATCTGTACAAGATGTACCGCCTGGGTACTATTGGCACAGGTACGTTCCGGCGCGACGTGCATCGGTGGTTTTCTACGGTCCTGTTAAAAAAAGAAGATCCGTTCAATCCTTTGGCGGACACCGGCGGACCCGCCTCCAATGCTTCTATTCTAGCCCTGCAAGACATCAACTTTGAGGTAAAGCACGGGGAAGTCATTGGCATCATTGGCAGCAATGGCTCCGGGAAATCTACCTTACTTAAAATTATTTCACGTATTGTACGCCCTACCCAGGGTACCGTGAAAGGCAAAGGCAAAGTAAGCAGCCTGCTGGAGGTGGGCACCGGTTTCCACCAGGACCTGACCGGCCGGGAGAACATCTACATAAGTGGGTACATCCTGGGTATGAGTAAGGAGGAGATCAGACGCAAATTTGATGAGATTGTCGCCTTCTCTGGGGTAGAGCAGTTTATAGACACGCCCGTGAAACGGTATTCTTCCGGCATGTATGTGCGCCTGGCCTTTGCCGTGGCCGCCCACCTGGAGCCAGACATTCTTATTGTAGATGAGGTACTGGCCGTAGGTGACGCCGATTTCCAGAAAAAGTGCCTGGGCAAGATGCGGGAGGTGTCTCAGGCCGAAGGCCGCACCATCTTATTTGTAAGCCACAGCATGCAAGCCATCAAAAACCTATGTGACAAGGCGCTTTGGCTTAATAAGGGGCAATTGCAGGCGTTTGGCGGCGTAGGGACCGTGGTCAATAAATACCTGACCAACTCCCAACACACCAATTTTAAACAATACTGGCCAACGCCAGAGGAGGCTCCCGGCAACGGGTGGGTACGGATAAAGTCAGTGGAGTTGGTTCCGCAGTTGGCGCACCCTGAAGATCCCTTAGACATCAGGGTTCCGCTCACGGTCAGGTTTCAATTCTGGTGCCTGAAGGAAAACGTGGTGCTCAGCGCAGGGCTCCTTCTTTTTACCTCCGCCGGCGAATGCGTGTTTGACGTGCCGTCTCCTACCACCCTTAGCCAGGTAGGCCTCATGGAGGGAGAGTGCACCATTCCCGGAGATTTTTTGAATGACGGCTCTTATTATATCTCCCTCAATTTTGTGAAAGACACCTCGGTGCCCTTGTTTGATTTTGAGGAGTGCCTCTCTTTTGACCTGGAAGATTACCGGGGCAACATACAATGGTATGGCAAATGGTGGGGATCGGTGCGGCCCAAACTCCCGTTTCTGTTAAAGCAATCTGAAATGGTCCTGGAATAA
- a CDS encoding glycosyltransferase family 2 protein: METQYTYQIRHIQLQQPLSLPALEEDRGGQYLVYWWQSIPLGHLFLEPGTVLSFQEYQERVLYAVRPSLEFYAQRSLVSVPEKPNGLPLQPLTDWVNDLEVVLQDFLPETLPDQVPVSVVICTCNRPQQLAQCLERFTHLACLPQELLVVDNAPKDDATKEVVRQFAGVRYVREPQVGLDVARNTGARLAHYPVVAFVDDDVTIHEAWLYQVWETFQDPKVAAMTGLVLAAELKSEAQCIFEKHWSFNRGFLDKTFEAEFFRSTFRKGPPVWKIGAGANMAFRKSVFEDVGYFDELLDAGAAGCNGDSEMWYRILAKGHTIHYNPRAVVFHAHREGVQELKRQIFNYMRGHTVAALVQRQHQRAGYLKYLIKLFVVSYSRSAVKGFPAYNFRYRTLWAQITGVVAGFGFYLKHKVSQGKITMK; this comes from the coding sequence ATGGAAACGCAGTACACCTATCAGATCCGGCATATTCAGTTGCAGCAGCCTTTGTCTCTTCCTGCGCTGGAGGAAGACCGGGGAGGGCAATACCTGGTGTACTGGTGGCAGTCCATCCCGTTGGGCCACTTGTTCCTGGAGCCAGGTACCGTGCTTTCTTTTCAGGAGTACCAGGAGCGGGTCTTATACGCGGTCAGGCCTTCCCTGGAATTTTATGCCCAGCGGAGTCTGGTTTCTGTACCTGAAAAACCAAATGGATTGCCCTTGCAACCCCTGACAGACTGGGTTAATGACCTGGAGGTCGTCTTGCAAGATTTCTTGCCAGAGACGCTGCCTGACCAGGTACCTGTTTCAGTGGTGATCTGCACCTGTAACAGGCCTCAGCAATTGGCGCAGTGCCTGGAGCGTTTTACGCACTTAGCGTGCCTGCCCCAGGAGTTACTAGTGGTAGACAATGCCCCAAAAGATGACGCAACCAAAGAAGTGGTCCGGCAATTTGCGGGGGTACGGTACGTGCGGGAGCCCCAGGTAGGATTAGATGTGGCCAGAAATACCGGGGCGCGGCTGGCCCATTACCCGGTGGTGGCCTTTGTAGATGATGATGTGACCATCCATGAGGCGTGGCTGTACCAGGTCTGGGAAACCTTTCAGGACCCTAAGGTAGCAGCCATGACAGGCCTTGTCTTAGCCGCCGAGTTAAAGTCTGAGGCCCAGTGCATCTTTGAGAAGCACTGGAGCTTTAACCGCGGTTTTCTGGATAAAACGTTTGAGGCAGAGTTCTTCCGGTCTACTTTCAGGAAGGGCCCGCCGGTCTGGAAAATTGGGGCCGGGGCTAATATGGCCTTCCGGAAGTCTGTGTTTGAAGACGTAGGGTATTTTGATGAATTACTGGATGCCGGGGCGGCCGGCTGTAACGGCGATTCTGAGATGTGGTACCGTATTCTGGCCAAAGGACACACCATTCACTATAACCCCAGAGCCGTGGTTTTCCATGCGCACCGTGAAGGGGTTCAGGAGTTAAAGAGACAGATTTTTAACTACATGCGGGGCCATACGGTGGCTGCCCTGGTGCAACGCCAGCACCAACGGGCCGGCTACCTGAAATACCTTATCAAGTTGTTTGTGGTTTCCTACAGCCGGTCTGCCGTTAAGGGTTTCCCTGCATATAATTTTAGATACAGAACCCTTTGGGCTCAGATTACCGGGGTAGTGGCGGGCTTTGGGTTTTACCTTAAGCACAAAGTAAGCCAGGGAAAAATCACCATGAAGTAA
- a CDS encoding glycosyltransferase codes for MPEETTLSGQPLVSVIIPCYNQGRFLPKAIESVLRQSYRRTEVVVVNDGSSDQTEEIAKAYPGVTYVYQKNQGLPSARNTGIVNSKGEFLLFLDSDDWLYPKGIEASVQALLAQPEAAFVSGTFDAFYMDEHAIKEGMVPVTDNHYCQLLQGNYIGMVATVLFRRKVLEEFWFNPALKNCEDYDLYLRIAREYPVYHHLQKIAVYRFHSANMSSNIPKMLQGALDTIKRQKAGLRTVQEKKAYNKGRLSWKKYYCKELYEYLKKTKTPATAEMLSAFLRHRPQYLLQYSIKANKAMLRTQVKKLVPASWLRYLYRGNLLKNYLPPVGHVDFGDFALTRPFSRQFGYDRGGPIDRYYIERFLEQESAGITGRVLEIGDNEYTLRFGGTRVTQSDILHVDETNPKATFIADISHAPQIPDNSFDCILLTQTLHLIYDFMGALKTCHRILKPGGKLLMTVPGITPIDHGEWKEIWYWAFTDKSVKRMMADSFPNGGVHISTYGNVFAASAFLYGMGLPEVPVEKLEVQDPQFQVTVAVKAVKAAL; via the coding sequence ATGCCGGAAGAAACTACACTCTCGGGTCAGCCTTTGGTATCGGTTATTATTCCGTGCTATAACCAGGGCCGGTTCCTGCCCAAGGCCATTGAGAGTGTGCTGCGGCAGAGTTACCGGCGTACAGAGGTTGTGGTGGTGAATGACGGGTCTTCTGACCAAACGGAGGAAATAGCAAAGGCATACCCTGGCGTAACGTATGTCTACCAGAAAAACCAGGGCTTGCCCAGCGCCAGGAATACGGGCATAGTCAACAGCAAAGGAGAGTTTCTGCTGTTCTTGGACTCAGACGACTGGCTTTATCCCAAAGGGATTGAAGCCAGTGTGCAGGCCTTGTTAGCGCAACCGGAAGCAGCGTTTGTGTCTGGTACGTTTGATGCTTTTTACATGGACGAGCATGCAATAAAGGAAGGAATGGTGCCGGTAACAGACAATCATTACTGCCAGTTGCTGCAAGGAAACTACATAGGCATGGTGGCAACGGTCCTTTTCCGGAGGAAGGTATTGGAGGAGTTTTGGTTTAACCCGGCCTTAAAGAACTGCGAGGATTATGACCTCTACCTTAGAATTGCCAGGGAATACCCGGTCTATCATCACTTGCAGAAAATAGCAGTGTATAGGTTTCATTCCGCCAACATGTCATCTAACATCCCTAAAATGCTGCAAGGGGCTTTAGATACTATAAAACGGCAAAAGGCCGGGCTAAGAACTGTTCAAGAAAAGAAGGCTTATAACAAGGGACGGCTGTCCTGGAAGAAATATTATTGCAAAGAACTATATGAATACCTTAAAAAAACGAAAACGCCGGCCACCGCCGAAATGCTTTCTGCTTTTTTAAGACATAGACCTCAATATCTCCTACAATATTCTATTAAAGCCAACAAAGCCATGCTAAGGACTCAAGTAAAGAAATTGGTGCCAGCCTCCTGGTTACGGTACTTATACAGAGGAAACCTTTTGAAAAACTACCTTCCTCCGGTTGGGCATGTAGATTTTGGTGATTTCGCCCTGACCAGGCCCTTCAGCAGGCAATTTGGCTATGATAGAGGCGGGCCTATTGACCGGTATTACATTGAGCGTTTTCTGGAGCAGGAGTCAGCGGGTATAACCGGACGGGTTCTGGAAATAGGCGACAATGAATATACCTTGCGGTTTGGTGGCACGCGAGTTACCCAGAGTGATATCCTGCATGTAGATGAAACCAATCCAAAGGCCACCTTCATCGCAGACATCAGCCATGCCCCGCAAATCCCGGATAACAGCTTTGATTGTATTCTGCTCACGCAAACCCTGCACCTGATCTATGACTTTATGGGCGCGCTAAAAACGTGTCACCGTATCTTGAAACCAGGCGGGAAACTGCTCATGACGGTGCCCGGTATTACACCCATAGACCATGGGGAATGGAAGGAGATCTGGTACTGGGCCTTCACAGATAAATCTGTAAAACGAATGATGGCAGACTCCTTCCCGAACGGGGGTGTTCATATTTCTACCTATGGCAACGTGTTTGCGGCCAGCGCCTTTCTGTATGGCATGGGTCTGCCCGAAGTGCCGGTAGAGAAACTGGAGGTTCAGGATCCTCAGTTTCAGGTAACCGTGGCGGTAAAGGCAGTGAAGGCGGCTCTATGA
- a CDS encoding polysaccharide deacetylase family protein, giving the protein MYHRVVEPDQDVWNIQVSPERFEQQLKFLKSKYRVLPVAEVVENVQKKTLKRRTIAITFDDGYIDNYLVAKPLLEKYGLPATFFVTSGNIGKEEEFWWDSLQQLILNSPHLPSLFSMHFGENRLETDLRGEEHLTQALQEKHQGWKAYLETPVSRRSHLFLQLWEQLRPLQPEEQQARLQEIRSWAGVEQHDRQENRSMNRAQLQDLARHRLFEVGGHTVAHAFLPAHPKERQLQELQANKEFLAQVQGYSVDVFSYPYGGVNEETEQAVREAGFKAAFTTHERALTNHTTNPFLLGRVQVKNLGGKEFNWLLEYPR; this is encoded by the coding sequence ATGTACCATAGAGTTGTAGAACCTGACCAGGATGTCTGGAATATCCAGGTCAGCCCCGAAAGGTTTGAACAGCAACTGAAATTCCTGAAGTCAAAATATAGGGTGTTACCGGTAGCAGAGGTGGTAGAAAACGTGCAGAAGAAAACCCTGAAAAGAAGAACCATCGCCATCACTTTTGACGATGGGTATATTGATAATTATCTGGTGGCCAAACCATTGTTGGAGAAATACGGGTTGCCGGCTACTTTTTTTGTGACCTCCGGGAATATTGGGAAAGAAGAAGAATTCTGGTGGGATTCGCTGCAGCAGTTGATTCTGAATAGCCCGCATTTGCCTTCCCTATTTTCCATGCATTTTGGCGAAAACAGGCTGGAAACGGATTTAAGAGGCGAAGAGCATTTAACACAGGCTTTGCAAGAAAAGCACCAGGGCTGGAAGGCCTACCTGGAAACTCCGGTAAGCAGAAGGTCTCACCTTTTTCTGCAGCTCTGGGAACAGTTGCGGCCGCTACAGCCGGAAGAACAGCAGGCACGGTTGCAGGAAATTAGATCCTGGGCCGGGGTAGAGCAGCATGACAGGCAAGAAAACCGGAGCATGAATAGGGCGCAGCTCCAGGATTTAGCCCGCCACCGACTTTTTGAAGTTGGCGGCCACACTGTTGCCCATGCGTTTCTGCCTGCCCACCCAAAAGAAAGGCAACTGCAGGAGCTTCAGGCAAACAAGGAATTCTTGGCTCAGGTACAAGGGTACTCTGTAGACGTTTTTTCCTACCCGTACGGCGGGGTAAACGAAGAGACAGAGCAAGCAGTGCGGGAGGCTGGCTTTAAAGCAGCTTTCACTACCCATGAGAGGGCTCTCACCAACCACACAACAAACCCGTTCCTACTGGGGCGGGTCCAGGTAAAGAATCTGGGGGGAAAGGAATTCAACTGGTTATTGGAGTATCCTAGGTAA
- a CDS encoding glycosyltransferase family 2 protein codes for MENSHQPLVSVIIPFYNDERFIREAIESVLNQTYTQWEILLVDDGSTQNSIDIAQGYADRFPAKIKYLEHEGHKNKGVSASRNLGMRQAMGELFAFLDADDVWLPQKLANGVAIFQEHPEIGLLGEASEYWYNWEDNGKENKVVPVGVSADRVFQPYELSRVLYPLLPNPSPCPSALMISREAFIRSGGFEESFTKENQLYEDQAFLSKIYLQERVYISSCCFNLYRKRVGSIEESVKATGKYHQVRQYFLEWFEGYLQKKHIQDPTITALLETALMPYRHPGKYFLTHTLPKGVRKAVKRGMRKLSIT; via the coding sequence ATGGAAAACAGTCATCAACCCCTGGTCTCAGTCATCATTCCGTTTTATAATGATGAAAGATTTATAAGAGAAGCCATTGAAAGTGTGCTTAACCAAACCTATACCCAATGGGAAATACTGTTGGTAGACGATGGCTCTACCCAAAACAGTATAGATATAGCCCAAGGATATGCGGACAGGTTCCCAGCTAAAATAAAGTATTTGGAACATGAGGGGCACAAGAATAAAGGGGTGTCCGCGAGCAGAAACTTGGGTATGCGGCAGGCCATGGGAGAACTATTTGCCTTTTTAGACGCAGACGATGTCTGGTTACCGCAGAAGCTGGCAAACGGAGTTGCCATTTTTCAGGAACACCCAGAAATCGGCTTGCTCGGGGAGGCATCAGAATACTGGTATAACTGGGAGGACAATGGAAAAGAGAATAAAGTGGTACCTGTGGGAGTATCGGCGGATAGGGTTTTCCAGCCCTATGAACTTTCTCGGGTCCTTTACCCTCTTCTCCCTAACCCTTCTCCCTGCCCCTCGGCGTTAATGATCTCCAGGGAAGCATTTATCCGGTCAGGGGGCTTTGAAGAATCTTTCACCAAGGAAAACCAGTTGTATGAAGATCAGGCCTTTTTAAGTAAAATCTACCTGCAGGAAAGGGTCTATATTTCATCTTGCTGTTTTAACCTCTACCGGAAGCGTGTTGGGTCTATAGAGGAAAGTGTGAAGGCCACGGGGAAATACCACCAGGTGCGGCAATATTTCCTGGAATGGTTTGAGGGCTATTTACAGAAAAAGCATATCCAAGACCCCACCATCACTGCCTTATTGGAGACAGCCCTCATGCCTTACCGTCACCCGGGTAAGTATTTTTTAACCCATACGCTGCCCAAAGGAGTAAGAAAAGCCGTCAAGAGAGGCATGCGTAAACTTAGTATAACCTGA